TGAAAGGCAATGTAGGTTTTGCCGGTGCCTGTTGCGGAAACCAGCAGAATCCGGTTCTGGTTTTGGGCGACGGCTTCAATCACCCGATTGATGGCAATGCGCTGGTAATAGCGGGGAGCCTTGCCTCCAGCGTCAAAGTAGTAATCCTGAGTGATAATCCTGGCCTGATCGTCGGTGAGGCCTTTCCATTGTTTATAGCGTTCCCACAAATCCTGAGGAGAAGGGAATCCAGCCAAAGGCAATTCCTGTTCGAGGATTCCTGCCTTTCGGGTGCGGTCATGCTCTACAAAGCCATCTCCATTGGAGGCATAAACAAACGGAATATCCAGAGTGTGGGCATAGTCCAGGGCTTGTTGCATCCCGGAAGAGAGGGAGTGGTGATTGTCTTTGGCTTCAATCACCGCAATCGGGAGGTTGGGTTTATAGTAGAGGATGTAGTCGGCTCGTTTGGATTTGCCTCTGGACACAAGCTGTCCCCTGAGCTGAACTCTGCCTGCCGTAAACGTGACTTCCTCACGAATTTGGTGGTGCAAATCCCAGCCAGCCGCAACCAGGGCGGGAGTAATAAATTTGGTGCAAATGTCTCGTTCGGTGAGTTTCTTTTTGTCCATGATGGGGAGCCAATACAAGTAAAACCGGGCACTAAAGTCGTTTTTTATTCATTACATAAAAGAAACCCTGATAGATGTCAAAACATGTCTTTCGGGTTGGCAATGATTACGGAATGGAACTGAAAATTTGTTTTCATTCTCTCCAAAGCCTCCAATTTCTGAACAGACTTTACAATTCCATTGTGATACCACACAGTTTTTATACAATGCTGTTTGTTGATTCTATCCTCAATCCTTGATGTTTCAGGAGAAAAACCATGATCATCCCCAAAGAAAAACGGTTAACACCCGAACAATTGAAAGAAGTTCAGAAAATTGTCGCTGAATTTGGTCTTGCCCTTCAGGCGATTCATGGAACCGAACGTTCCATTTATGCCATGATCGGGGATGAGCGGGATGAACTGCTGATTGCCCGCATCGAAGGACTCGATTATGTGGATCGGGTGGATCAGATTCAAAGTCCCTACAAACTGATGTCCAAAGGCAATGAACTGGCGCAACATAAAATTATTTTGGGCGGCAAACAATTTGGCGGAACAGAATTCCGGGTGATTGCCGGACAATGCACCATTGACCCCAAAAATCCGGGTTTGTTTTATGAAACAGCCCATGCTGTCAAGGAAGCGGGGGCCGATATGCTGCGAGGTGGCGTGTGGAAACCCCGAACGTTGCCCCACTCCTTTCAGGGCGATTCAAAAAGTATTGAGATTCTGCTGGAAGCCCGCAAACAAACGGGCCTGCCCATCGTCACAGAAGTGATGGATGAAGAGCAACTGAACATTGCCATTGAAGCCAAAGTGGACCTGCTTCAGGTTGGCGCGCGGAATGCCCTGAATTATAGTCTGCTGAAACAGCTCGGTAAAAAAACACAGGAAATGGGCATTGGTGTTTTACTGAAACGCTCCATCCATATGGGCACCCTGGATGAATTCATCGCGGCTGGAGAATATGTGGTTGCGGGAGGTAATCCCAATCTGTTGCTTTGTCCACGTGGGACACTGCCTGCGATGGATGGCTACCGGAATCATCCTGACGAATCCATTGCGGCATTGCTGGTTCAGAAAACATGGGCACCGATCGTGGTGGACCCATCGCATTCTGTAGGAAAATCCATGTATGTTCCCCATGCCGCCCTTTCAGCCGCCGCTTATGGCGCGCATGGTATCATTGTGGAATGCCATATTCATCCCAGGGAAGGCATTGGTGATGATCCCAAACAGGCCATCACACCAGAGGTTCTGAAACAGTTGGTTCTGGATGTGAAAAAAATCGCGGGCATCGCGAAAAACTACACACAATTTCACTCATAATCTGGCATGCGCTTTCTGGGAATTGGTTTTTCAGAGTCTGACTGGAACAACATTCAGACCTGCTTTGAAAAAAAACTGGCACACATCAGTCTGCAATACACTCTGCTGAACCGGAATGATTTGCAACCCCACAAGATCATTGCCACCTGTGAACGGGTGGCCCGATGGTCTCCTGCGCTGGTTCTGTTTCATCCCCAGGGCTTCCGGCAATTTGAGGATTATCTGTTTTTCCTTTCGCAGTTTTCCATGCGTTGCACCTCATTTCCCCGGATTGCCCTCGTTTTTGATGACATTGACCGGGATCTTGGCCCGCTGTTCACATGCCATCCTGAAATCCGCATTGGCAACCGGATGAGTTTTAACCTGTCCGGCCCATCTGTGTTCACTCAAAAAAGCTACCTTCGTTTTCCCAAATACCGCATAAATTCGGAAGTTCTTGGGATCTATTATCAGGAATCACCAGGCGTGACTTCCCGGAAACTCCTTGCAGAACTCCCGTCACACACGATGTTTCCCATTTCTCAAGTGAATCAGATTGAGGATGCCGCAGGCATCACTGCCACATCGACCTGGATTGAAGCTTTTCTGGAGCAACAGAAAAATCCGCTTCCAGCAGAAGCCATCCGCGGCATTTTGAAAGAAGACTCCGAATGCTTTCTTTTTCCCGGATTTCCTGTGGAATGGCTGGATCTGATCAGTCTGGGAGATATCCGAATTCATCATTTACTGCACTTGCGTCATTTTTGCGGCAACCCCGGTTTGAAAAAAATAATTCAATATCTGCAAACTCCGCAAGAAATTCCATCCAACGTATTTTGTCCTGTCCGACTGATGGGAAACATACCTGTGATCAATCAGTTTCTGTCGTTGCTGTTTCAACAGGATGGATATCAGGATGTGAAAAGCCTGACCAGTCTGCAAGGGGGAGAATACACGCTGGAACATAAATTCCTCTGGGTCCAGTTGATGGAATTTCCACAGATGGTTTTTCAAGGTTACCGACTTCGCTGGGAACATGAAATGGAGCAGATACTGGCACCGTTGAAGCCACATATCGAGATTGAAAGTCTGACCTGGTACACGCCCCGGGCAGAAAGTCCCATATCACGGCTTGAACTGGAACATCAGTTGAATGGACTACAAAAACGGGAAAAGCAGTTGGAACAGGAACATCGCGACGCACACCGGCGAAATCTGATCTACAGCCAGGAAATAGCCATTTTGACCGAGGTGATCCAGATCGTAAAAAAGCTAACCACCTTGCTGGCCAAAGCGCTCATTTCGGATGACATTCTCAGAGATCGGGTTGACACACATTTCACCCAGGTTCTGCTCCTTTGCGAATATCAGGAACAGGCCTCGGAACTCATGCTCAAATTGCCGCACATTCCCAAAAAACTATGGATCAATCCACAGGATTATCAGGATGCGGAAGACCTGAAAAAACTGAACATTCTGCAACTGGAACAATTCAGCAAGTCAGGAGCCATTATCATCACCAACGATGGACTGCAACACCTGGAAACCTTGTGCAAAAATGCCCTGTCACGTTATGAACAGGTTGGGATCGATGGAGATCAACTGGAACAACAGGATCAGCAAACAGGTGCCGACCTGAAAGCAATTCAACAACAGAAAAAAGACCTGGCACTCCAGTGGTTGTATGTGTCTGTCAAGCAACTGTTTATCCGTGACCGGGATTTGTTCCTGCCTCCTACCCCCCCAAAAAAACGGCAATAATCCGCAAGGCACCTCGGTGCCCTTTCCCGGTATGTTCTTTTCTCCGGCTTTCGCCTAACCCCTCAGCCCAAACCCCATTTTTGCCTGTGAAAATCAAAGTGTGCTGAGTTCCAGTTGTCCGGATTGGATCGCGGAGGGCACTTTGCGCCACCAGAAGCTGTTTTCCGGTGGTTTTTCCGCATCCACGACCTGTCCCATCAAAGGAATCAACACATGGACGTTTTCCTTGTGTGCCAGTTCGGTGATCCGTTCCATGGGTTCATACCAGCTATGCAGGGATAAATCGAACGTGCCATTGTGAATCGGAACCAGCAATTTTCCTTTCAGATCCTTGAAGGCCTGAAGGGTTTGTTCAGGAAACATATGGACCTCCGGCCAATTCAGGTTATAGGCCCCGTTTTCCATGAAGGCGATGTCAAACGGACCATATTTTTCACCAATTTCCCGGAAACTTTTAAAATATCCGGAATCCCCACTGAAATAAATCGAATGCTGTTTCGACCGCATCACCCAGGAAGTCCATAAGGTCTGGTTCCTGTTGAATATTCCTCTGCCTGAAAAATGACGAGCCGGTGTTGAGATGAATTCCACCTCACCCACCACCGCGTTTTCCCACCAGTCCAGCTCGATGATTTTTTCCACAGACACGCCCCATGATTCGAGAATCTGACCAACGCCCAGAGGCACAATAAAATGGTTTGTCCGCTCCTTCAATTGCTGAATCAAGGCCTGATCCAGATGGTCATAATGATCATGAGACAGGATAACACCTTCCAGGGGCGGCAGATCTTCCAGCGCAATTGGCACAGGATGAAACCGTTTGGGTCCAGCCCACTGAACAGGTGAGGCCCGTTCGCTGAAAACAGGATCTGTCAGCCATATTTTCCCGCCCAGTTGAAGCAATAAGGTAGAATGTCCCAACCTGGCAAATTTGAGTTCATCCGCAGAATGAACCTGAAACTGGGAAGCCTTGATTTTCTGAATGGGTAAGGGTTCTAAAGGAACCGGATCAATTCGCTGACCAAAGGCATATTCTTTAAGGGTTCCCCATAACTTTCCGGGATCCATCAAGTTCATCGGTTCAGAGTTATGAAATGTTCCCTCATGATATTGTCGGGATTGCTTGATTCTGTCTTGTGAAGACGATGCAGAATATTCTGCGTGTGTGGTTTGGCTCAGCATCAGAGTTCCTATTAAAAAGTATGTGAATTTCTGAACAAAAAAATAAAATCCTGGCACTCGCACCATATTAAATCGCAAAAGTCACTCCTGTTAGTTTTTCGGAAACGTTGCATTTGCTGCTCAAAATCCGTGCTGTTTCGAGACCAGGCCCATCGACATGACACGCTTTGAAATTTGATCTCATGGCACCAATTTGAATCGACCCTATGTAACGCTCAAATTTTATGGAAAACTTTCTGGTTACGAACGCCCCGTTCATAACCGGTCCATCTTTTACAACTTAATCTTTTGTCGATGGTTAGATTGACAGTTAATCATCTTTCAATCGGACGGGCAACCACCAAATTTTATTAAAGAAATAAATGTCCGGCCTCTTGACAATCAAATTTCCAATTAATAAGGGAATCCTTAGTTGAAGTTTGACAGCATTCAAATTAATCGAGGTTTAACGAGAGAGGATTTCAATGGAAATAGAATTAAGCGCTTTCGTTCAGAATGTGTGTAAAAAATATGGAAACGATAAAAGTCGTTTGATCGACATCTTATGGGAATTCCAGGACAGATTCGGCTGTATTAACGGAGAAATGATGGATCTCATCGCAAAAGAAATTTCTTCGTATCGTATCGACGTTGAGGGAGTGGTTTCTTTTTATTCATTCTTTTCAAAAGAACAAAAAGGAAAGATCATCATTCGTTTATGCAACGATATTGTCGATGAACATGCCGGAATGAAAAAAATTGCGGAAACCTTCTCCAAAGAACTGGGCATCGGCATCGGCAAAACGTCCGCGGACGGAAAATTTTCACTGGAATACACTTCGTGCATTGGCATGAGCGATCAGGCCCCCGCGGCACTGGTGAACGATGTGGTCGTGACCAACCTGACTGCCGAAAAAGTCAGAGAGATTGTCAGTTCCCTGAAAGAAAACATGGACCCCTCAAAGCTTGTTCAGCAAACGGGTGACGGAAATAACTTCCACCAACTGATCCATGCGATGGTGAACAATAACATCCGCAAACGGGGCGAGGTGCTGTTGGCGGAAAACATTACACCGAATGCTGGATTGACCAAAGCACTTGAGAAGACCCCTGCGGAAGTCCTTCAGGAAATCACGGATTCCAAATTGAGAGGTTGCGGCGGTGCCGGTTTTTCCACCGGGATGAAATGGAAAATGGCCAGTGGTTTTGAGGCAGAGCGGCGTTATGTAATCTGCAATGCCGATGAGGGCGAACCGGGTACGTTCAAAGACCGTGTCCTCCTGACAGAAAGAGCCAATCTGGTCATTGAAGGGATGACCATTGCCGGGTACGCCATCCAGAGCCAATTCGGGATTTTATATTTGAGAGCGGAATACCGGTACCTGCGCCCCTATCTGGAAGATGTGCTGGAAACAAGAAGAAAAGCCGGACTGTTAGGTAAAAACATCAACGGCAAGACTGGATTTGATTTCGATATCCGGATCCAACTGGGAGCCGGAGCTTACATTTGCGGAGAAGAAAGCGCGCTGATCAGTTCCTGTGAAGGACTGCGCGGCGAACCTAAAAATCGACCGCCATTTCCAGTGGAGAAGGGTTATCTCAATTTTCCAACCGTCGTGAACAATGTGGAAACCTTTGCTCACGCGGCTCGAATTCTTGACAGGGGAGCCATATGGTTTGCGGGTTTTGGCACAG
This window of the SAR324 cluster bacterium genome carries:
- a CDS encoding NAD(P)H-dependent oxidoreductase subunit E, with the protein product MEIELSAFVQNVCKKYGNDKSRLIDILWEFQDRFGCINGEMMDLIAKEISSYRIDVEGVVSFYSFFSKEQKGKIIIRLCNDIVDEHAGMKKIAETFSKELGIGIGKTSADGKFSLEYTSCIGMSDQAPAALVNDVVVTNLTAEKVREIVSSLKENMDPSKLVQQTGDGNNFHQLIHAMVNNNIRKRGEVLLAENITPNAGLTKALEKTPAEVLQEITDSKLRGCGGAGFSTGMKWKMASGFEAERRYVICNADEGEPGTFKDRVLLTERANLVIEGMTIAGYAIQSQFGILYLRAEYRYLRPYLEDVLETRRKAGLLGKNINGKTGFDFDIRIQLGAGAYICGEESALISSCEGLRGEPKNRPPFPVEKGYLNFPTVVNNVETFAHAARILDRGAIWFAGFGTEKSAGTKLISVSGDCERPGIYEVPFGIEVAELLKLAGADRPAIIQVSGPSGKMIGRTQLNRKICFEDLPCGGSFMTFSTDRNVLRIVENFLEFFIEESCGYCTPCRVGNTFLKQQIEKVMKGFASKDDLQYLKDLGQTMKMTSRCGLGTTSPNPVLSSLEHFPIVYSTLVKQENDGLEAGFNIQVALEESRRIAKRSSMIYDPVYAHNENE
- a CDS encoding MBL fold metallo-hydrolase; this translates as MLSQTTHAEYSASSSQDRIKQSRQYHEGTFHNSEPMNLMDPGKLWGTLKEYAFGQRIDPVPLEPLPIQKIKASQFQVHSADELKFARLGHSTLLLQLGGKIWLTDPVFSERASPVQWAGPKRFHPVPIALEDLPPLEGVILSHDHYDHLDQALIQQLKERTNHFIVPLGVGQILESWGVSVEKIIELDWWENAVVGEVEFISTPARHFSGRGIFNRNQTLWTSWVMRSKQHSIYFSGDSGYFKSFREIGEKYGPFDIAFMENGAYNLNWPEVHMFPEQTLQAFKDLKGKLLVPIHNGTFDLSLHSWYEPMERITELAHKENVHVLIPLMGQVVDAEKPPENSFWWRKVPSAIQSGQLELSTL
- a CDS encoding 3-deoxy-D-arabino-heptulosonate 7-phosphate synthase, whose amino-acid sequence is MIIPKEKRLTPEQLKEVQKIVAEFGLALQAIHGTERSIYAMIGDERDELLIARIEGLDYVDRVDQIQSPYKLMSKGNELAQHKIILGGKQFGGTEFRVIAGQCTIDPKNPGLFYETAHAVKEAGADMLRGGVWKPRTLPHSFQGDSKSIEILLEARKQTGLPIVTEVMDEEQLNIAIEAKVDLLQVGARNALNYSLLKQLGKKTQEMGIGVLLKRSIHMGTLDEFIAAGEYVVAGGNPNLLLCPRGTLPAMDGYRNHPDESIAALLVQKTWAPIVVDPSHSVGKSMYVPHAALSAAAYGAHGIIVECHIHPREGIGDDPKQAITPEVLKQLVLDVKKIAGIAKNYTQFHS
- a CDS encoding type I restriction enzyme HsdR N-terminal domain-containing protein is translated as MDKKKLTERDICTKFITPALVAAGWDLHHQIREEVTFTAGRVQLRGQLVSRGKSKRADYILYYKPNLPIAVIEAKDNHHSLSSGMQQALDYAHTLDIPFVYASNGDGFVEHDRTRKAGILEQELPLAGFPSPQDLWERYKQWKGLTDDQARIITQDYYFDAGGKAPRYYQRIAINRVIEAVAQNQNRILLVSATGTGKTYIAF